Proteins found in one Sphingomonas sp. SORGH_AS_0879 genomic segment:
- a CDS encoding TonB-dependent receptor: protein MRARISAALLTSAAIVFPFAAQAQSTDAGQQGTPPITEATPTTTASQDGASSGDIIVTAQRRAQSILTVPIAISAIGGDALVTKGITNSANLAVAVPNLQVSSPYGQTQPNFSLRGISVANEYNSNQASPIGVYIDDVYLASRTAHGMGLFDLDRVEVLRGPQGTLFGRNTTGGAINFITKGPSLHGNEGYAEAGYGNFNTFTAQAAVEATMVEDQLGVRIAGNYAKGDGQIRNVYPGGRDGNSQDTLQGRASLRIRPGNGALDIKLKVYGGRDQGTQAAIHGLGAFRTGLGFFETNENRIGLNRTEAYGGSATIAYDVSPTVVFTSITSRDGGKQNLQQAADGSPLDILDINWRSSFQQFSEEARFNYNGTRLKLVGGGFYGWDEVITDNRFNIGQAIAPTVNGGFFQHYRQVRRSYAVFAQGDYDLTERLSVTLGARYTWDRSQYRDGYAYLFAGNIGGPETPLATTVPCAGPPGTCPYNPNARFALDGRNNALTGRVSLNYTFEGGTLVYASYNRGYRSGAFNGGGYTSSAGINYIAPERVNAYEVGMKGRYFDNALTLTMSGFYYDYINQQVQDTRPGPVSFLVNAPKAEVYGVEGEARWRLTPAVTVNASAGYLHATYKELTLQNIRLDGNDLPFAPRFTAQGGVDLTLFRNGNDGLTVSPSVAYFSRQYFSPFNTINVAGTGQQNSELQQKGFAKVNLTAALTTGRFTIKAFATNLLNAKTYAYGLDLRGAGFPYNFLVPAAPRTFGGSVRVAF, encoded by the coding sequence ATGAGGGCCAGGATCAGCGCGGCGCTGCTTACCAGTGCGGCAATCGTGTTCCCATTTGCGGCACAGGCGCAAAGCACCGACGCAGGGCAGCAGGGCACGCCACCCATTACCGAGGCAACGCCGACCACCACCGCCTCGCAGGATGGTGCATCGTCGGGCGACATCATCGTGACCGCCCAGCGGCGCGCCCAGTCGATCCTGACCGTTCCCATTGCCATTTCCGCCATCGGTGGAGACGCGCTGGTCACGAAGGGCATCACCAATTCGGCCAATCTGGCGGTCGCGGTGCCCAATCTCCAGGTCAGCAGCCCCTACGGCCAGACGCAGCCCAATTTCTCGCTGCGCGGCATCAGCGTCGCCAACGAGTATAATTCCAACCAGGCGTCGCCGATCGGCGTCTATATCGATGACGTCTATCTCGCCAGCCGTACCGCCCATGGCATGGGCCTGTTCGACCTCGACCGGGTGGAAGTGCTGCGCGGACCGCAGGGCACGCTGTTCGGCCGCAACACGACGGGCGGTGCGATCAACTTCATCACCAAGGGGCCGAGCCTCCACGGCAATGAAGGCTATGCCGAGGCGGGTTACGGCAATTTCAACACCTTCACCGCGCAAGCCGCGGTCGAGGCGACGATGGTCGAGGACCAGCTGGGCGTTCGCATCGCGGGCAATTATGCCAAGGGCGACGGCCAGATCCGCAACGTCTATCCCGGCGGCCGCGACGGCAACTCGCAGGATACGTTGCAGGGGCGGGCGTCGCTGCGCATCCGGCCGGGCAATGGGGCGCTCGACATCAAGCTGAAGGTCTATGGCGGTCGTGACCAAGGCACGCAGGCCGCGATCCATGGGCTGGGCGCCTTCCGTACCGGCCTGGGCTTTTTCGAGACCAACGAGAACCGCATCGGGCTGAACCGGACCGAGGCCTATGGCGGATCGGCGACCATCGCCTATGACGTGTCACCGACCGTGGTCTTCACGTCGATCACGTCGCGCGACGGCGGCAAGCAGAATCTCCAGCAGGCGGCCGACGGATCGCCGCTCGACATCCTCGATATCAACTGGCGGTCAAGCTTCCAGCAGTTCAGCGAGGAGGCGCGGTTCAACTATAACGGGACGCGGCTGAAGCTGGTCGGTGGCGGCTTCTATGGCTGGGACGAGGTCATCACCGACAATCGGTTCAACATCGGCCAGGCGATCGCGCCGACGGTCAATGGCGGTTTCTTCCAGCATTACCGCCAGGTCCGCCGGTCCTACGCCGTATTTGCGCAGGGCGATTACGACCTGACCGAGCGGTTGAGCGTGACGCTGGGCGCGCGCTACACCTGGGATCGCAGCCAGTATCGCGACGGCTATGCTTATCTGTTTGCGGGCAATATCGGCGGGCCGGAAACACCGCTGGCGACCACGGTCCCCTGCGCCGGGCCGCCGGGAACATGCCCTTACAACCCCAATGCCCGGTTCGCGCTGGACGGGCGCAACAATGCGCTGACCGGGCGCGTCTCGCTGAACTACACCTTCGAGGGCGGTACGCTGGTCTATGCCAGCTATAATCGCGGCTATCGTTCGGGGGCGTTCAACGGTGGCGGCTACACCTCGTCGGCGGGCATCAACTATATCGCGCCGGAACGGGTCAATGCCTATGAAGTCGGCATGAAGGGGCGCTATTTCGACAATGCGCTGACCCTGACCATGTCGGGCTTCTATTACGACTATATCAATCAGCAGGTGCAGGACACCCGGCCGGGCCCCGTGTCCTTTCTGGTCAACGCGCCCAAGGCCGAGGTCTACGGCGTCGAGGGCGAGGCGCGGTGGCGTCTGACCCCGGCGGTGACCGTGAATGCGTCGGCGGGTTATCTCCATGCGACCTACAAGGAACTGACCCTCCAGAATATCCGGCTGGACGGCAACGACCTGCCCTTCGCGCCACGTTTCACCGCGCAGGGCGGGGTGGACCTGACCCTGTTCCGCAACGGCAATGACGGGCTGACTGTCTCGCCCAGCGTCGCCTATTTCTCGCGGCAATATTTCTCGCCCTTCAACACGATCAACGTGGCGGGGACCGGGCAGCAGAATAGCGAGTTGCAGCAAAAGGGGTTCGCCAAGGTCAATCTGACCGCCGCGCTGACCACCGGGCGCTTCACCATCAAGGCGTTCGCGACCAACCTGCTGAACGCCAAGACCTATGCTTACGGCCTCGACCTGCGCGGGGCGGGCTTCCCCTACAACTTCCTCGTTCCCGCCGCCCCGCGCACCTTCGGCGGCTCTGTCCGGGTGGCATTCTGA
- the bioB gene encoding biotin synthase BioB produces the protein MTDLRTDWTREEIAALFDLPFDELMWRAQSTHRAHHAVGEVQLCTLLSIKTGGCPEDCGYCSQSVHADSGVKATKLMDVQAVLQRAAEAKDAGSQRFCMGAAWRNPKDRDMDAIVRMIEGVRGMGMETCMTLGMLTPDQARRLGAAGLDYYNHNIDTSPDRYGEVITTRSFGERLETLDHVRSAGINVCCGGIVGMGETREDRFGFVHALATMPHHPESVPVNALVPVKGTVLGDMLADTPLAKIDDIEFVRTVAVARITMPLSMVRLSAGRESMSEATQALCFMAGANSIFTGDKLLTTGNRGDSADAALFAKLGLKPMEGAEPMRFAAE, from the coding sequence ATGACCGACCTGCGTACCGACTGGACCCGCGAAGAGATCGCCGCGCTGTTCGACCTGCCGTTCGACGAACTGATGTGGCGCGCGCAATCGACCCACCGCGCGCATCATGCGGTCGGCGAGGTGCAGCTGTGCACACTCTTGTCGATCAAGACCGGCGGCTGTCCGGAGGATTGCGGCTATTGCTCGCAATCCGTCCATGCCGACAGCGGCGTCAAGGCGACCAAGCTGATGGACGTGCAGGCCGTGCTCCAGCGCGCGGCGGAGGCGAAGGATGCCGGCTCGCAGCGGTTCTGCATGGGTGCGGCGTGGCGCAATCCCAAGGACCGCGACATGGACGCGATCGTCCGGATGATCGAGGGCGTGCGCGGCATGGGGATGGAAACCTGCATGACGCTGGGGATGCTGACGCCCGATCAAGCGCGGCGGCTGGGGGCGGCGGGGCTGGATTACTACAACCACAATATCGACACCTCGCCCGATCGCTATGGCGAGGTCATCACCACGCGCAGCTTCGGCGAGCGGCTGGAGACGCTGGACCATGTCCGCTCGGCGGGCATCAACGTTTGCTGCGGCGGCATCGTCGGCATGGGCGAGACGCGTGAGGACCGGTTCGGCTTCGTCCATGCGCTCGCCACCATGCCGCATCATCCCGAGAGCGTGCCGGTCAACGCGCTGGTCCCGGTGAAGGGCACCGTGTTGGGCGACATGCTCGCCGATACGCCGCTCGCCAAGATCGACGATATCGAATTCGTGCGGACGGTCGCGGTCGCGCGGATCACCATGCCGCTCAGCATGGTCCGCCTGTCCGCCGGCCGCGAGAGCATGTCCGAGGCGACGCAGGCGCTGTGTTTCATGGCGGGGGCGAACTCGATCTTCACCGGCGACAAGCTGCTGACCACCGGCAACCGCGGCGACAGCGCGGACGCGGCGCTGTTCGCGAAGCTGGGCCTAAAGCCAATGGAGGGCGCCGAGCCAATGCGGTTCGCAGCGGAGTAA
- the scpA gene encoding methylmalonyl-CoA mutase produces the protein MAEIERNRSEDAGAAPPAPAQPEPKTQPTLADWQAAATKEVKGRDLDWRTPEGITVKPLYTADDIEDWDPGLPGFAPFTRGVRASMYAGRPWTIRQYAGFSTAEESNAFYRRNLAAGQKGLSVAFDLATHRGYDSDHPRVVGDVGKAGVAIDSVEDMKILFDGIPLDQMSVSMTMNGAVIPILAFFIVAGEEQGVERAKLDGTIQNDILKEFMVRNTYIYPPEPSMRIISDIFGYTSREMPKFNSISISGYHMQEAGATQLHELAFTIADGMEYVKYGVASGLDIDRFAGRLSFFFAIGMNFFMEIAKLRAARVLWHRAMTQLGAKDERSKMLRTHCQTSGVSLTEQDPYNNVMRTTIEAMAAMLGGTQSLHTNALDEAIALPTDFSARIARNTQIVIQEETGMTRVVDPLGGSYYVESLTQSLVDSAWEIIERVQAEGGMARAVAAGWPKAMIEEASAARAARVDRGEDVIVGVNKYRKADEDPIDILDVDNVAVREAQIRRIKAVRANRDAAACRAALDALRDGARGKANLLALAVDAARARATLGEISSAMEDVFGRFGTQPTPVKGIYGGAYSEDERWARLIRGVEATERRLGRRPRMLVAKMGQDGHDRGANLVSSMFGDLGFEVVPGPLFQTPAEAAGLALDRDVDIVGASSLAAGHKTLIPELIGHLKDAGRPDIKVVAGGVIPAQDYQALRDAGVQAIFGSGTNLIAAAEDVLRLLGHNMPPEQDAAE, from the coding sequence ATGGCCGAGATCGAACGCAACCGCAGCGAGGATGCCGGCGCCGCGCCGCCTGCACCTGCGCAGCCGGAACCCAAAACGCAGCCGACTCTTGCCGATTGGCAGGCCGCCGCCACGAAGGAGGTAAAGGGCCGCGATCTCGACTGGCGGACACCGGAGGGGATCACGGTCAAGCCGCTCTATACGGCGGACGATATCGAGGACTGGGACCCCGGCCTGCCCGGCTTCGCGCCCTTCACCCGCGGTGTGCGCGCATCGATGTATGCCGGCCGTCCCTGGACGATCCGGCAATATGCCGGCTTCTCGACTGCGGAGGAATCGAACGCCTTCTACCGCCGCAATCTCGCGGCCGGGCAGAAGGGGCTCTCCGTCGCCTTCGATCTCGCCACGCATCGCGGCTATGACAGCGATCACCCGCGCGTGGTCGGCGACGTCGGCAAGGCGGGCGTCGCGATCGACAGTGTCGAGGACATGAAGATCCTGTTCGACGGCATCCCGCTCGATCAGATGTCGGTCAGCATGACGATGAACGGCGCGGTGATCCCGATCCTCGCCTTCTTCATCGTCGCAGGCGAGGAACAGGGTGTCGAGCGCGCGAAGCTCGACGGGACCATCCAGAACGACATTCTGAAGGAGTTCATGGTCCGCAACACATATATCTACCCGCCCGAACCGAGCATGCGGATCATCTCGGACATTTTCGGCTACACCAGCCGCGAGATGCCGAAGTTCAACAGCATCTCGATTTCGGGCTATCACATGCAGGAGGCGGGGGCGACGCAGCTCCACGAACTCGCCTTCACCATCGCCGACGGCATGGAATATGTGAAATACGGCGTCGCTTCGGGCCTCGATATCGACAGGTTCGCTGGGCGGCTATCGTTCTTCTTCGCGATCGGCATGAACTTCTTCATGGAGATCGCCAAGCTGCGTGCCGCGCGCGTCCTCTGGCATCGCGCGATGACGCAGCTGGGCGCGAAGGACGAACGCAGCAAGATGCTGCGCACCCACTGCCAGACGTCGGGCGTGTCGTTGACCGAGCAGGACCCCTACAACAACGTCATGCGCACGACGATCGAGGCGATGGCAGCGATGCTGGGGGGCACCCAGTCGCTGCACACCAACGCCCTCGACGAGGCGATCGCGCTCCCCACGGACTTCTCCGCCCGGATCGCGCGTAACACCCAGATCGTGATCCAGGAAGAGACGGGGATGACCAGGGTCGTCGATCCGCTCGGCGGCTCCTATTATGTCGAAAGCCTGACGCAGAGCCTGGTCGACAGCGCGTGGGAGATCATCGAGCGGGTGCAGGCCGAAGGCGGCATGGCCAGGGCGGTCGCGGCGGGCTGGCCCAAGGCGATGATCGAGGAAGCCTCCGCTGCCCGCGCCGCCCGCGTCGACCGGGGCGAGGACGTGATCGTCGGCGTCAACAAGTATCGCAAGGCCGACGAAGACCCGATCGACATCCTCGACGTCGACAATGTCGCGGTGCGCGAGGCGCAAATCCGGCGGATCAAGGCGGTCAGGGCGAACCGTGACGCGGCGGCCTGCCGCGCCGCGCTGGACGCTTTGCGGGATGGCGCACGGGGCAAGGCCAATCTGCTGGCGCTGGCCGTCGACGCGGCCCGGGCGCGGGCGACGCTGGGCGAGATATCGTCGGCGATGGAGGATGTCTTCGGCCGTTTTGGGACGCAGCCTACGCCGGTAAAGGGCATCTATGGCGGCGCCTATAGTGAGGACGAACGCTGGGCCCGGCTGATCCGGGGCGTCGAGGCGACCGAGCGCCGCCTGGGCCGCCGCCCGCGGATGCTCGTCGCCAAGATGGGGCAGGACGGGCATGACCGCGGCGCCAACCTCGTCAGCTCGATGTTCGGGGATCTGGGGTTTGAGGTTGTGCCGGGCCCGCTGTTCCAGACGCCGGCGGAGGCGGCCGGACTGGCACTCGATCGCGATGTGGATATCGTCGGCGCGTCCAGCCTTGCGGCCGGGCACAAGACGCTCATCCCGGAACTGATCGGCCATCTGAAGGATGCCGGGCGGCCCGACATCAAGGTGGTCGCAGGCGGCGTCATCCCCGCGCAGGACTATCAGGCACTGCGCGACGCGGGTGTGCAGGCGATCTTCGGCTCCGGAACGAACTTGATCGCGGCGGCCGAGGACGTGCTGCGGCTGCTTGGTCACAACATGCCCCCCGAACAGGATGCTGCCGAGTAA
- a CDS encoding acetyl/propionyl/methylcrotonyl-CoA carboxylase subunit alpha, whose translation MFQKILIANRGEIACRVIRTARAMGIATVAVYSDADASAPHVRLADEAIRLGPAPAAESYLKAELILAAAKATGADAIHPGYGFLSERESFAKACAEAGVTFIGPPPNAIAAMGDKIESKKLAKAAGVNVVPGYLGEIADTEEAVRIASEIGFPVMMKASAGGGGKGMRLAWSEADVREGFEATKREGLASFGDDRVFIEKFIESPRHIEIQVLGDQHGNIVYLGERECSVQRRHQKVVEEAPSPFVTPEMRRAMGEQAVALARAVGYYSAGTVELIVSGADTTGKSFYFLEMNTRLQVEHPVTEEITGLDLVEQMIRVAAGEPLSFTQDEVTLTGWAIENRVYAEDPYRGFLPSTGRLVRYNPPAEERDDAIRVRVDDGVAEGGEVSMFYDPMIAKLVTWAPTREAAIDAQIAALDAFEIAGPGTNIDFVSALMQHPRFRSGALSTGFIAEEYPDGFQGAPSSDELTRTLAAVAAFAATAEADRARRIDGQLGHRLQPPADWTVRIGGADHQVNVSTDGLIVDGAALDLAIAYTPGDRMIAVEDEAGETLHVRIARTRTGFRLTTRGTSHTVRVLPARAAPYARHLIVKVPPDLSRFLIAPMPGLLVRLDVAEGDPVEAGQPLAVVEAMKMENILRAAKTGIVKTISVKTGDSLAVDAVILELE comes from the coding sequence GTGTTCCAGAAGATCCTGATCGCCAATCGCGGGGAAATTGCGTGCCGGGTGATCCGCACCGCCAGAGCCATGGGCATCGCCACGGTTGCGGTCTATTCGGATGCCGATGCCAGCGCACCGCATGTGCGGCTGGCAGACGAAGCGATCCGCCTCGGTCCCGCTCCCGCCGCCGAGAGCTACCTCAAGGCCGAACTGATCCTCGCCGCCGCGAAAGCCACCGGCGCGGATGCGATCCATCCCGGTTACGGCTTCCTGTCGGAGCGCGAGAGCTTCGCCAAGGCCTGTGCCGAGGCGGGCGTGACCTTTATCGGCCCGCCGCCGAACGCCATCGCCGCGATGGGCGACAAGATCGAATCCAAGAAGCTGGCCAAGGCCGCCGGGGTCAATGTCGTCCCCGGCTATCTGGGCGAGATCGCCGATACCGAGGAAGCGGTGCGCATCGCCAGTGAGATCGGCTTCCCCGTCATGATGAAGGCCAGCGCGGGTGGCGGCGGCAAGGGGATGCGGCTCGCCTGGTCCGAAGCGGACGTGCGCGAGGGCTTCGAGGCGACCAAGCGCGAAGGCCTGGCCAGCTTCGGCGACGACCGCGTCTTCATCGAGAAGTTCATCGAAAGTCCCCGCCATATCGAGATTCAGGTGCTGGGCGACCAGCATGGCAACATCGTCTATCTCGGCGAGCGCGAATGCTCGGTCCAGCGCCGCCACCAGAAGGTGGTCGAAGAGGCCCCGTCGCCCTTCGTCACCCCCGAGATGCGCCGCGCCATGGGCGAGCAGGCGGTCGCGCTGGCCCGTGCGGTCGGCTATTATTCGGCGGGCACGGTCGAGTTGATCGTGTCGGGGGCGGATACGACCGGCAAGAGCTTCTACTTTCTCGAGATGAACACGCGGCTCCAGGTCGAGCATCCCGTGACCGAGGAAATTACCGGCCTCGATCTGGTCGAGCAGATGATCCGCGTGGCCGCCGGAGAGCCGCTGTCCTTCACGCAGGACGAGGTGACGCTGACCGGCTGGGCGATCGAGAACCGGGTCTATGCCGAGGACCCGTATCGCGGCTTCCTGCCCTCGACGGGGCGGCTGGTCCGTTACAACCCGCCTGCCGAGGAACGGGACGACGCCATCCGCGTCCGCGTCGATGACGGCGTCGCGGAGGGTGGCGAGGTCAGCATGTTCTACGATCCCATGATCGCCAAGCTGGTCACCTGGGCCCCGACCCGCGAAGCCGCGATCGATGCCCAGATCGCGGCGCTCGACGCGTTCGAGATCGCCGGGCCGGGGACGAACATCGACTTCGTCTCCGCACTGATGCAGCATCCGCGTTTCCGCTCCGGCGCGCTGTCGACCGGCTTCATCGCCGAGGAATATCCCGACGGCTTCCAGGGTGCGCCCTCCAGCGACGAACTGACCCGCACGCTCGCCGCCGTCGCTGCCTTCGCCGCTACCGCCGAGGCAGACCGGGCACGCCGGATCGATGGCCAACTCGGCCACCGGCTGCAACCGCCCGCCGACTGGACGGTACGGATCGGCGGGGCGGACCACCAGGTCAACGTGTCGACCGACGGCCTCATCGTCGATGGGGCGGCTCTGGACCTCGCCATCGCCTATACGCCGGGCGACCGGATGATCGCGGTCGAGGACGAGGCGGGCGAGACGCTCCATGTCCGCATCGCCAGGACTCGCACCGGCTTCCGCCTGACCACGCGCGGGACCAGCCACACGGTGCGCGTTCTTCCCGCTCGCGCGGCGCCTTACGCGCGGCACCTGATCGTAAAGGTGCCGCCGGACCTGTCCAGATTCCTCATCGCACCGATGCCGGGCCTGCTCGTCCGCCTCGACGTGGCCGAGGGGGACCCGGTCGAAGCCGGGCAGCCGCTGGCGGTCGTCGAGGCGATGAAGATGGAAAACATCCTGCGCGCCGCGAAGACCGGCATTGTCAAGACGATTTCCGTCAAGACCGGCGACAGCTTGGCCGTGGATGCGGTGATTCTAGAACTTGAATAG
- a CDS encoding acyl-CoA carboxylase subunit beta, whose amino-acid sequence MGSNSVELERRRAAARAGGGEKRIAAQHAKGKLTARERLDVLLDEGSFEELDMFVEHNCVDFGMTEQVVPGDGVVTGSGTINGRLVFVFSQDFTVFGGSLSERHAQKICKIMDMAMKVGAPVIGLNDSGGARIQEGVASLGGYAEVFQRNVLASGVVPQLSLIMGPCAGGAVYSPAMTDFIFMVKDSSYMFVTGPDVVKTVTNEVVTQEALGGAVTHTTKTGVADVAFEDDIEALLAARDFIDFLPLSNREGVPERPTADDWDRIEESLDTLIPASAAQPYDMHELIAKVVDEGDFFEIQPAHAANILCGFGRIEGRTVGFVANQPMVLAGVLDINSSKKAARFVRFCDAFEIPIVTFVDVPGFLPGTAQEHNGIIKHGAKLLFAYAEATVPKITVITRKAYGGAYDVMASKHLRGDLNYAWPTAEIAVMGAKGAVEIIFRGRTPEEIAERTAEYEARFANPFVAASKGFIDEVIQPHSTRRRIALGLRKLRGKALENPWKKHDNIPL is encoded by the coding sequence ATGGGCTCGAACTCGGTCGAACTGGAACGCCGCCGCGCCGCCGCGCGTGCCGGTGGCGGCGAGAAGCGCATCGCCGCGCAGCACGCCAAGGGCAAGCTGACCGCGCGCGAGCGGCTCGACGTGCTGCTGGACGAGGGCAGCTTCGAGGAACTCGACATGTTCGTCGAACATAACTGCGTGGACTTCGGCATGACCGAGCAGGTGGTGCCCGGCGACGGCGTGGTGACCGGTTCGGGCACGATCAACGGGCGGCTGGTGTTCGTGTTCAGCCAGGACTTCACCGTGTTCGGCGGCTCGCTGTCCGAGCGACACGCGCAGAAGATCTGCAAGATCATGGACATGGCGATGAAGGTCGGCGCGCCGGTGATCGGCCTGAACGATTCGGGCGGCGCGCGCATCCAGGAGGGCGTGGCATCGCTCGGCGGCTATGCCGAGGTGTTTCAGCGTAATGTGCTGGCATCGGGCGTGGTGCCGCAGCTTTCGCTCATCATGGGCCCGTGCGCGGGCGGCGCGGTCTATAGCCCCGCGATGACCGACTTCATCTTCATGGTGAAGGATAGCAGCTACATGTTCGTCACCGGACCCGACGTGGTGAAGACGGTGACCAACGAGGTCGTCACCCAGGAAGCGCTGGGCGGCGCGGTGACGCACACCACCAAGACCGGCGTGGCGGACGTGGCGTTCGAGGACGATATCGAGGCGCTGCTGGCGGCGCGCGACTTCATCGACTTCCTGCCACTGTCGAACCGCGAGGGGGTGCCGGAGCGCCCGACCGCCGACGACTGGGACCGGATCGAGGAAAGCCTCGACACGCTGATCCCCGCCAGCGCCGCCCAGCCCTATGACATGCACGAGCTGATCGCGAAGGTCGTCGACGAGGGCGATTTCTTCGAGATCCAGCCGGCCCATGCCGCCAACATCCTCTGCGGCTTCGGCCGGATCGAGGGGCGGACGGTCGGCTTCGTCGCCAACCAGCCGATGGTGCTGGCGGGCGTGCTCGACATCAATTCTTCGAAGAAGGCGGCGCGGTTCGTCCGCTTCTGCGATGCGTTCGAGATTCCGATCGTGACCTTCGTCGACGTGCCGGGCTTCCTGCCGGGGACCGCGCAGGAGCATAACGGCATCATCAAGCACGGCGCCAAGCTGCTGTTCGCCTATGCCGAGGCGACCGTGCCGAAGATCACCGTCATCACGCGCAAGGCCTATGGCGGTGCGTATGACGTGATGGCGTCCAAGCATCTGCGCGGCGACCTCAATTACGCCTGGCCGACCGCCGAGATCGCGGTGATGGGCGCGAAGGGCGCAGTGGAGATCATCTTTCGCGGGAGAACCCCGGAAGAGATCGCCGAGCGGACGGCGGAATATGAGGCGCGCTTCGCCAACCCGTTCGTGGCGGCGAGCAAGGGCTTCATCGACGAGGTGATCCAGCCGCACTCCACCCGCCGCCGGATCGCGCTGGGTCTGCGGAAGCTACGGGGCAAGGCGCTGGAGAACCCGTGGAAGAAGCATGACAATATTCCGCTGTGA
- the mce gene encoding methylmalonyl-CoA epimerase codes for MTLGRLNHVGIATPSIAKSVETYRTLLGATAIGEPFDLPAQGVKVCFIDAANTQIELIEPYDDTSPIAGFLRKNPAGGQHHVCFEVPDIHAAVAELKAKGATVLGEPRTGAHGTPIVFIHPGDMGGVLVELMETPHGH; via the coding sequence ATGACCCTCGGCCGCCTCAACCATGTCGGCATCGCGACGCCGTCTATCGCCAAGTCGGTCGAAACCTACCGGACCCTGCTCGGCGCGACCGCGATCGGGGAGCCGTTCGATCTGCCGGCGCAGGGGGTGAAGGTGTGCTTCATCGATGCGGCCAACACGCAGATCGAGCTGATCGAGCCCTATGACGATACCTCGCCCATCGCCGGTTTCCTGCGAAAGAATCCGGCGGGCGGGCAGCATCATGTCTGTTTCGAGGTGCCCGACATCCATGCCGCGGTTGCCGAACTAAAGGCAAAGGGCGCGACCGTGCTGGGCGAGCCGCGTACCGGCGCGCATGGCACGCCGATCGTCTTCATCCACCCGGGCGACATGGGCGGGGTGCTGGTCGAATTGATGGAGACGCCGCATGGCCATTGA
- a CDS encoding aldehyde dehydrogenase family protein, with protein sequence MDFDTSFRMTIGGKPVTSDKQFDVLNPATEQVLAQAPDAGPDHLDAAVAAARVAFPGWAATPIARRRALIDQLGDAVIAHAEDFKRLLTAEQGKPHGDAFNEVIGAGLWLKGAATLDLPVTVNEDSAERYSETRRVPIGVVGAIAPWNFPMVLAMFKVGPALLAGNTMVLKPSPFTPLTTLKFGELAATILPPGVLNVVTGGDRLGPWLTEHPGIDKVSFTGSTATGRRVMQSASATLKRVTLELGGNDAAIVLPDANVEALAEQLFWAAFANNGQICIATKRMYVHRDVYEPLKDALVAYARTVQVGDGAQQGVRLGPINNRPQYERVLDLIRDARTKGYDFLLGGEAAETPGYFVPITILDNPPENSRIVQEEQFGPILPLLKFDEVDEVIERVNASEYGLGASIWTGDPDAAMDLAARIVSGTVWINETQHLTPLAAFGGMKQSGLGVEGGTEGLMEYTNAQTITRRR encoded by the coding sequence ATGGACTTCGATACGTCGTTCCGCATGACGATCGGCGGCAAGCCGGTGACCTCGGACAAGCAGTTCGACGTGCTCAACCCCGCGACCGAGCAGGTGCTGGCCCAGGCGCCGGACGCGGGCCCCGACCATCTCGACGCTGCCGTGGCCGCCGCCCGCGTCGCTTTTCCCGGCTGGGCCGCCACCCCCATCGCCCGGCGTCGCGCGCTGATCGACCAACTGGGCGACGCGGTGATCGCCCATGCCGAGGACTTCAAGCGCCTGCTGACCGCCGAACAGGGCAAGCCGCACGGCGATGCCTTCAACGAGGTGATAGGCGCAGGGCTCTGGCTAAAAGGGGCGGCGACGCTCGACCTGCCGGTGACGGTCAATGAGGATTCCGCCGAGCGCTATAGCGAGACGCGCCGTGTCCCGATCGGTGTCGTGGGCGCGATCGCGCCGTGGAACTTCCCGATGGTGCTGGCGATGTTCAAGGTCGGCCCGGCATTGCTGGCGGGCAATACGATGGTGCTGAAGCCCTCCCCCTTCACACCGCTGACGACGCTGAAATTCGGTGAGCTGGCCGCGACCATCCTGCCGCCCGGCGTCCTCAACGTCGTGACCGGCGGCGACCGGCTCGGCCCCTGGCTGACCGAGCATCCCGGTATCGACAAGGTCAGCTTCACCGGATCGACCGCGACCGGGCGGCGGGTCATGCAGAGCGCCTCGGCCACGCTGAAGCGGGTCACGCTGGAACTGGGCGGCAATGATGCCGCGATCGTCCTGCCCGACGCGAATGTCGAGGCGCTGGCCGAGCAACTCTTCTGGGCCGCCTTCGCCAATAACGGCCAAATCTGCATTGCGACCAAGCGCATGTATGTCCACCGCGACGTCTATGAACCGCTCAAAGACGCGCTGGTCGCCTATGCCAGGACGGTGCAGGTCGGTGACGGCGCGCAGCAGGGCGTGCGGCTGGGCCCGATCAACAACCGCCCGCAATATGAGCGGGTGCTCGACCTGATCCGCGACGCGCGGACCAAGGGCTATGACTTCCTGCTCGGCGGCGAGGCGGCGGAGACACCCGGATATTTCGTCCCCATCACGATCCTCGACAACCCGCCCGAGAACAGCCGCATCGTCCAGGAAGAACAGTTCGGCCCCATCCTCCCCCTCCTGAAGTTCGACGAGGTAGACGAGGTGATCGAGCGGGTGAATGCTAGCGAATATGGCCTGGGTGCCTCGATCTGGACCGGCGATCCCGACGCCGCGATGGACCTCGCCGCGAGGATCGTCAGCGGCACCGTCTGGATCAACGAAACGCAGCACCTTACCCCCCTCGCCGCCTTCGGCGGCATGAAGCAATCGGGGCTGGGTGTCGAAGGCGGGACCGAGGGGCTGATGGAATATACCAACGCCCAGACCATCACCCGGCGGCGTTGA